CCTTTTTCTTGTTTTTGGAGCGCGAATATTCTTTCAGCATTTCTTTATAGGTATCACTAATCCTGAGTTCCGGAGTATTACGCGAATTGAGTGTTAGCAATAACTCATCATTCACATTTGTAACAATAAAATCCGGAACAATATAGGTTTCAGGATTGATGGTAGTGTTGTTGGGCGAATAAGCATTTCCGGGTCTTGGGTTCAGTTTTAAAATTTCATCAACTGCACCTCTTAAGTCTTCCATATTGATATGTAACTGACGACAAAGTTTTTCGTAATGCTTCTTGGTAAATTCTTCAAAATGGTCTTCCAATATGGTTATTGCCAGTTTTACGGAATAGTTTTCTTCAGGGTGCCGTCTTTTTAACTGTATCATCAAACACTCCTGCAATGACCGGGCTCCCACGCCGGGAGGATCGAAAGATTGAATAATATGTAACAGGGTTTCTAATTCCGGTACCTCTACCATGATGTTCTGTTTAAAGGCGAGGTCATCACTGATCGAATTCAAACTGCGTCTCAAATAACCATCATCGTCTAAGCTGCCAATCACTTGTTTTGCAATCAGGTATGACGGTTCGTTTATACTTACCATGCCCAATTGCTGCATTAAATATTCGTGAAATGTAACGTCAAATGCTTTTGGAATTGTTCTGTTTTCTTCACTGCTTCCATAATTGGGGTCGTTCAACTTATAGCCGGGTGTTCTGTCATCATCATCATAATACCCGCTCAGGTCATATTCATCAAATCCGTCTTCGTTCTGCTCATTGTTACTGTCAGAACTGTTAGGCTCAGTATGATCCAAAGATACCTGTGTTGCCTGTGCATCATCCAACCTCACCTCCTCCAAAGCAGGATTTTCTTCCAACTCTTGTTTAATCCTTGCTTCGAGCAACAATGTCGGCACTTGCAACAACTTCATCGTCTGAATTTGTTGAGGAGATAATTTCTGAATTTGCTTTTGAACGAGGCGCTGATTTAGCATAATGGTTGTAAGTGTTTTATTTTAGGAAATTGGCTGAGGTTTTATAAAAATTGAATTATCAAAGATACTGTTATAGGTTCAAATTTTTAAAAAATATTTCACTTTTCGCTGAAACAAAAATATATTTTTATTTTCGCAATTCTTTAGGGCTTTATTTTAAAGATGTTTTGTCGTTAGAATTTTACAGCTAATATTATGCCAATTATAAAAACCTTGTGTATTAACAGACAAGTTTTACCTCCTATGACTGTACATTAAAGTTATGAAAACACCTGATACAACCCAACCCTTTTGAAGACATCAGCGATTTAAAACAACTTCTTTATATAACATATCAACAGTCAAAATAGTTAACTCTTCCAAAGTATGCCATTTAGCCTCGTTTTATCTTCAAAAGAGTTGAATTAAAACCCTCTATCTCATCTTTCTGCTTCTTCAGAGTTTATGCCTTCCATTAATACAGTCTGCTTAACACTGAGTGTTTGTTTTTCCCTTGTTTTAATGTGTTAATTTCACCCGATGTGCTTGTATAATAGGGATAGAACACTATCTTTGCGCGTTGTTTTTAAGCTTTTCTAATAAAATAGCTACTCATAGGAGTTTTTTTTGCCGGCAAATCAAGCGCTTTTTGTGCTTGTTTCAGACAATGAGTCCAATGTGTTTTTATAATTAAAAAAGAAAATTACAACCAACCAAAATGAAGTAAGCGCTTTTAAAGTAAACAAAAGTGATAGGGCAATGGGTAAATCTATTGATAAACCACAAAAGATATTTAACCATGCCCTATGCAAGCGATCACATTTTGAGCAATAAACTTAAACACCACAATGGAAGAAAACAGTAACTACTTGCCATACTTTTATTTTTCTCTTTTTTTACTGATTAGTTGTCTCGCTTTTGCCACTACATTCAACAATTTTCATGAAAACTTACTGCAAAAACATTTGTCAGTAAGTCGTTGTACCTACGAAGTCTGTCCGTCCGAAGTAACAACTCTGACCGTTGTAGTACAAGACACTCAAATAAATAGTTTTAAAAAGACCTCTGCCGGAAAAATGGGATTGAACAACTCCGGCTCAAAAACTAATGAATCGCAAACATCTGATACCGTTACTGTCGCGGCTGATTTTCATGCCGAAATGGTAGCAAAAACAGAATGGTGGATTAAACGGTTAATCTATGATGTACGAGATATTTCTACCACTTTTGCTCCACCTGTTGAACTAATGAATACAGATTCAATATCAGAAAACAGTGAGATATTAGCAAATGAACCACCAAAGCCCGACAAGCGGATTGTTGACGGCATCCTTTATATAAATAATGAAATAGCCTCTCCCGAAGAGCATGAACTGATCGGATTGGTTCATCCTTTTTTGAAAGATTCTGTAGCCAAGGCAGACGGGATTTTTTATGTCAACGGAGAATTTGCGGCTAATCAAATAGCTACAAATTTGTTTGAAACCTATTCTCAACCAGCAGGAGAAACCTTATTGGCTGACCAGTCCGGGGAGTTTGATAATCTGCGTGCAACTGCCTCGAGAAGCAATTTTAGAAAACCCGAATCAACATTTGAAGAACTGGCTGATTTTTCAACCACCGAAGATGAGGTGGAAGAAGAAGCAGTATTGGATGTAGTGCCTGCGCCGATTCACAGACCGGCAGGGTCCCCTGTTTCGGGAAGCATGCAAAGAATTTTGCTGACAGATGTATATCAGGAAGAAATACCTTGCAATGCTCATTACGATTATAACTGGAACACCTCCAACATACACCCCTATCGTTACAACCTTTCCACAATGCCCGAAACGGTTGAGTTTTTACTCACACATGGTTTAGACGATGATTTTATCATTCCTGTGGGCGGCATCGTTACCTCAAAATTCGGACCCAGATGGGGACGTTATCATAACGGCGTTGACCTCGACTTAGACAAAGGGGATCAGGTCAAATCTGCATTTGACGGGCGAGTTCGGATTGCGCAGTATTCTTCTTCTTATGGTTATATGGTCGTTGTTCGTCACTTTAACGGGTTGGAGACGACTTATGCACATTTGTCTAAATTAAAAGTCTCTCCAAACCAAGATGTCAAGGCAGGGGATGTAATTGGTTTAGGCGGAAGCACAGGCAGATCTACTGGTTCGCACCTTCATTTTGAAGTGCGTTATAAAGGGTTGCCTCTTGACCCTACTGCCATGATAGACTTTTCAGCCCAAAAATTGAAAAGCCACACCTTTGTTGTAGATAAATATTACTTTTCTTCTTCCTCCCCATATCTGGATGCCCACGACAACAGCTATAACCGTACAAGCTATAGCAGCAGCGGGTCTTCCAAATCAAAGTACCATGTTGTTCGCAAAGGAGATACACTTTATGCGATTGCTCAGAAACACGGCAAACAGGTAAAAGAAATTTGCCGGCTGAACAGAATGAGCACAAACAGCAAGTTACAAGTTGGGCAAAAACTGCGCATCAAGTAATATACATACCGGCAAAATAAAGCGCGGGCTATGAATAAAAATCCAAACGATAAAATCATTACAGACAAAGCCCCAAAGCCCGTTGGTGCATACCCTCATGCAAGAAGAGTGGGTAATTTGCTTTTTTTGTCAGGAATAGGACCCAGAGATGCCAAAACAGGGGTTGATATTCCGGGGTTAATTACTGATAAAAACGGAAATTTTCTCGAATTTGACTTTGAAGCGCAATGTCATTCGGTGTTTAAAAATGTACGTGCCGTTTTGGAAGCTTCCGGTTCCAGTTGGGAAAACCTTGTAGATGTTACCGTCTTTTTGGTCAATATGAAACGGGACTTTAACACCTTTAACCGTTTGTATGCCGAGTATTTCAGCACCAATCAGCCCTGCAGGACAACGGTTGAAGTTAACAGCCTTCCGACATCCATTGCCATCGAGTTGAAATGTATTGCTTTTATTGACTGACAAAATATTAAGTCAGAGTGCTAAATCTCTAATTGCTCAATAATTCCTGCAATATCTTCAAAAGAACGGATACCTGTTTTTATCTCTTCTCCACTGTCAACTGCAATACCCGAGGGACTAATTTCATCTACAATCTTCAGCACATTGCCTGCATGAAAAGGCAGTTGAAGAATGATGTTATAGTCTTTACAAAGTTGATTTAACACTTTTGGGCGCAACTTTGAATCTGCCTGCTGAAGGCTTTCCCAACTGATTCCGGCATCCTTGAAATTTAGTAAAAAACTGGCAGTAAAAGGGGCTTCTTTGTCTAAAAGAACCTGTAGTTCCTTTGCTTTAGTATGGGGCGTAATAAATACCTGCCTGATTATTGTTGAAATTATTGGAGCTAATTGGCGGTAGTCAATGGCGTGATTCATTTGAATAGAATCTAAACCGAGTAAAACTGCCGTTTGGTTAACCTGTTCAATCGAGGCATCTCCAAACTCTCCGACAATGCGTGGCCGGACATCCATCCTATCAACTCGCGGGCTGTGGAAATTGGGATAAAACCTTTATTTACAGGGTTAAAATTAAATCCTGCCCATTCTGCAAAAGTAGCAAAGTATCTTGCATCAGATAAGTTGGCGATACTATTGACCTTTATTCGCGTTTTTAATTGCATGGAATTCAAAAGCTAAGAAACCTGGGGGATAAAATTTAAGATTTGCACTAACTAAAAAAGACACCGCTTACAGATAAGGGTGTCTTTAGACGAATAGTTTAATTTAATCAGTAATCACCAATAAAGCAATGATCTCAGGTTAAGCCTGAGCCACCGGCACTTCTATACTAATAAAGGTGCGGTTAAGCCTTTTGGTTGTGAATTTTACCAATCCTTCGGTCGTAGCAAAGATGGTATGATCTTTTCCAATTCCAACCCCTTCGCCCGGATGGAACTTGGTGCCGCGCTGACGAACGATGATATTACCCGGTTTGGCAAGTTGACCACCATACAATTTTACGCCCAAGCGTTTACTTTTGGAATCGCGTCCATTCTTGGAACTACCTTGACCTTTCTTATGTGCCATGACGGTATATTTTTATGCAGTTAATTAAAAACCTGAAGAAATGCTTTTTCCTTAAGGAAATCAAGCAATAGAATCAATTTTGATTTTGGTGAATTGCTGACGGTGCCCGTTTTTAACGCGGAATCCTTTGCGGCGTTTTTTTCTGAATACAATCACTTTATCGCCTTGCTGATGTGCCAATACCGTAGCAGATACGCTTCTGCCTTCCAAAACGGGTTTGCCAACTTCTACAGCACCTTCATCATCGGTCAGCAACACTTTGTCAAAAGTAATTGAGTCGCCCGGTTCTGCGTTCAGATGGTGAACAAAAATTTCGTTTCCTGCAGCCACCTTAAATTGTTGACCTAATATTTCTACTATTGCGAACATAGCCCTATCTTTTTTTAGTCCGCAAAGGTAAGGGATTTGTTTAACGCAAACAAGTTTTTGAAAATTATTTTACTTTTTTTTGTGAATCAAATTTAAACTCCTTCCTTTTGCGGGCAAGCAGGGTTGAATTTTACTCTCTGGTTTGGCAGTATTGCGCTAAATCCGTTTAAACAGGATGTGCCAATCGAATTTGAGTTTATATTTGCATGTCTATGTGTTTTAAAAAAATTGAGAACAGCGTTTGCTGATTAAAGGCACAGGTTGTTCAAAATTATTAGTAATTTTTTAAACTGTACAACATGAACATTAAGTTTTGCGGAGCAGCAAGGGAAGTTACCGGCAGTTCTCATCTGATAACCCTCGACGATGGGTATAAAATTTTGCTGGACTGCGGCATGTATCATGGAAGCGAGGAGGTGTACAGCAAACTAAACCGGCAATGGATATTTAATCCGGCAGAAATTGATTGCGTTATTCTTTCCCACGCACATATTGACCATAGCGGACGCTTGCCTATGCTTACAAGGGATGGCTTTAGAGGTGAAATTATCTGCACCCATGCAACCCGTGATTTAGCCCTGCTTATGTTAACGGACAGTGCTTTGATTCATGAGCGGGATGCCGAGTTTTCGAACAAACAACCCGGGAGAAAAGAAGAAGACAAGGTAGTTCCGCTTTATGAGTCGGATGATGTAACCAAATGTTTTGGGCAAGTAGTAGGCATAGCTTATGAACATTGGTATCAGATCAATGATAACGTTGAAGTATTGTTGCGTGATAATGGTCATATTTTGGGAAGTGCCAGTGTTACTCTTCGTTTGAAAAACAAAAAAGGAAAAACTGTACATATTGGGTTTACCGGTGATATTGGCCGACCCAATCGCCCTATTCTTCATGATCCTATCCCGATGCCCGAATGCGATGTGATTATCTGCGAGTCAACTTATGGAGACCGCCTTCACGAAAGCAAACCCAACGAAAGGGAAAAATTGCTGAAAATAATTACCGATACTTGTATCAAAAACAAAGGGAAACTGATTATCCCTGCATTCAGTGTGGGTAAAACGCAGGAGGTGGTTTACATGCTGAATTTGCTGCAAAGCGAAGGATTACTGCCTAAAATACCGGTATATGTGGACAGTCCTTTGGCAACAAATGCTACGAATATCTTTCAAATGCACCCTGACTGTTTCGACAAAGACATTACTGAGTATATGCGGGTTGATCCTAACCCTTTCGGTTTCAACCAACTGACCTATGTCAGAACCGTAGATGCTTCGAAACAACTAAACCGAACCAAGCAAGCCTGCATAATCATCAGCGCTTCGGGCATGGCTAATGCGGGAAGAGTAAGACACCATATTTTGCACAATGCAGGAAAAGCAAAAAATACAATTTTATTTACTGGTTATTGCGCACCCGAGACTTTGGGCGGTGAACTGAAAAGCGGTGCTAAAGAGGTAGTTATTTTTGATGAAGTAGTCAGGGTAAAAGCTCGTATTATGGCAATGGACTCTTTCAGCGCACATGGTGACCAACAGGAAATGATTCAGTTTTTGAGTAATCAGGACAAAAAACAATTGAAACAACTGTTTTTAGTGCATGGAGAATACCTCGCCCAACAGTCTTTTCAGAAAGCATTACAAAAAACCGGGTATAAAAATGTCCTTATTCCGGGCTTGGGCGATACCATTTCATTTGAAGTGTAGCAAATGGCCTACTTCACACATTTTTTAAAAAACAGCGGGCGCTAAAAATTACTTCCTGAAGCAATGCTTATTTGGAGGCATCTTTTACCTCCTTCACTTCGACAGGAGGCGCTTCGGTAATCTCGTAGATTTTACCGCCCGTTTCGAGGCGCAATTGTTTACCGATGCGCAAAAACGGGGCATTTTCAGGGGTCGCTATCGCAGCATAAGCCTCTGAAGCAAAAAATAGTTTTTCGCCCTCCCCTTTGTTTTGGGTACTCATATCAGTTAACAGGTTGTCGGCATTTTTGTAAAAAATGCGGTCTTTGACCATGATATATTCTCCGGCTATCCCTTTTTGCTGAGTGCCTTTGGCATCTGTAAAGGTCATGTTTTGCTGACCTGCCTGTAAATGATGCAGGTAATGTGCGCGCATTAATTTTGAAGCAGTTTGGCTGCTAAGCAGTGCGTTAGCGCCTTTTTGCTGGGTTACTCCGGCATATTCCTGCGCATAATCAGAACCCGCATTCACCAGAAAACGGGGGGCAACCCGTTTCTTTTCTTCGCTCAAAAACTGCATGTTTTTAAGTAAAAGATGGGCGGTATAGGGATTAATGATAAAATGTTCTTCGGCAAGGTCGGCAATTTCTTCGCTGAGACCTTCCATATCGTTTCCGTCTGCTTTCAGTTGATTGAGCATTTCACCGGTTGCCCGGGCAGCCCAAAGGGTGGCTACAAAAGGATGTTCATTTGAACTTTCGGGAAACTGGACCTGATAGTCATATCGCTGCATGAGCTTTTTTGAATCTCCAATCAAAGAAACCGTGGTGTTTGCTCCTTTCCGGTATTTACCCAAAATATACAATGTCTGGTCTTTAAACAGGTTATTAGGTTTTTTAGGGTACATTTCGGTTACTTCAAAATTATCACCGAAATATAATTGCAAATTTACCAAAACCGGATTGCTGACCTGATCGTAAAATGCAGTGATGTTGCTTTCAATGGAATTATCGTCTGCAACAAACAAAGCTTCACCTTGGGTATAGTTAGCCAACCTTTCTAAAAAAGCGGCATTTGCCAGATTGCCAATGCCAACGGTAAACAAGCGCAGTGTGCGCACTTTGGCAACATCAATTTCTTCAATCAGTTCATCATGCTCCACAACAATCCCCACCTGAGGTTCTCCGGCACTGACCAACAACACATAGTACGGGCGCATGGGGTCTTTTGAAAAATGAAGGCTCTTGTTAAATGCCCCTTCGTAATTGGCTTTACCTCCGCGTTTAACTGTGCTAAGATAAGAATTTGCCAAGGCGAGATTTGACGAATTGGGCGCTACAAAATCGGGAAAAGCCGATTCGGAAATGTTGGCAAAAGTTACAATATTGAACCGGTCGTTGGCGCTCAGTTTTTTCATGCAGCTTTCTATTGCCTTTTTGACCTTATCCCATTGGGTTTGGGTCATGGTTTCAGCTATATCAATCGCAAAAACAATATCTTTATCTTCCGGTGTGTTTCCGGGACCACCATCAAATGCAAGCATAAAATAGCCTTGTTTTCCGGCTTCTTTGTGGGTAAACAAAGAATACCCTACTGCCTGACTTGTAGTTGAATAGTACAATAAGAAATCCTTATCTATACGACCTCTTTTAGCAGACATTTTATAACTGACCTGTTTGTCGTTGACAAAAGTTGGTGGAAGGTCGTGTGTGGTGCAATAAAAATTGCTCAGCCTTTCTTTGCCTTTAATGGTCAGATTGAATTCTGTATCCTGCAAGGGTTTAGCAGAGAACTTCTGTGTACTGAGGAGATACTCAAATTTGTACCGGTTAGCTTCCGGAGTTAGCTTGTATTTGTAAGTGATTTTTACGGCCAACACACTTCGGGGAGGTGTTTTGTATATGTTTACCCTAAACATCGGACTATTTGCATAGGCCCACCATTCGGGGTTTCCGGTAC
This is a stretch of genomic DNA from Sphingobacteriales bacterium. It encodes these proteins:
- the rpoN gene encoding RNA polymerase factor sigma-54 → MLNQRLVQKQIQKLSPQQIQTMKLLQVPTLLLEARIKQELEENPALEEVRLDDAQATQVSLDHTEPNSSDSNNEQNEDGFDEYDLSGYYDDDDRTPGYKLNDPNYGSSEENRTIPKAFDVTFHEYLMQQLGMVSINEPSYLIAKQVIGSLDDDGYLRRSLNSISDDLAFKQNIMVEVPELETLLHIIQSFDPPGVGARSLQECLMIQLKRRHPEENYSVKLAITILEDHFEEFTKKHYEKLCRQLHINMEDLRGAVDEILKLNPRPGNAYSPNNTTINPETYIVPDFIVTNVNDELLLTLNSRNTPELRISDTYKEMLKEYSRSKNKKKDVQKSEAILFIKQKIDSAKWFIDAIKQRQTTMLKTMEAILSYQHDYFITGDETQLRPMILKDVADITNLDISTISRVSNSKFVQTEFGTFSLKSFFSEAMQTDSGEEVSNREIKKILSDLIGQENKKRPLSDQKITEELVKRGYNIARRTVAKYREHLDIPVARLRKKI
- a CDS encoding peptidoglycan DD-metalloendopeptidase family protein → MEENSNYLPYFYFSLFLLISCLAFATTFNNFHENLLQKHLSVSRCTYEVCPSEVTTLTVVVQDTQINSFKKTSAGKMGLNNSGSKTNESQTSDTVTVAADFHAEMVAKTEWWIKRLIYDVRDISTTFAPPVELMNTDSISENSEILANEPPKPDKRIVDGILYINNEIASPEEHELIGLVHPFLKDSVAKADGIFYVNGEFAANQIATNLFETYSQPAGETLLADQSGEFDNLRATASRSNFRKPESTFEELADFSTTEDEVEEEAVLDVVPAPIHRPAGSPVSGSMQRILLTDVYQEEIPCNAHYDYNWNTSNIHPYRYNLSTMPETVEFLLTHGLDDDFIIPVGGIVTSKFGPRWGRYHNGVDLDLDKGDQVKSAFDGRVRIAQYSSSYGYMVVVRHFNGLETTYAHLSKLKVSPNQDVKAGDVIGLGGSTGRSTGSHLHFEVRYKGLPLDPTAMIDFSAQKLKSHTFVVDKYYFSSSSPYLDAHDNSYNRTSYSSSGSSKSKYHVVRKGDTLYAIAQKHGKQVKEICRLNRMSTNSKLQVGQKLRIK
- a CDS encoding RidA family protein encodes the protein MNKNPNDKIITDKAPKPVGAYPHARRVGNLLFLSGIGPRDAKTGVDIPGLITDKNGNFLEFDFEAQCHSVFKNVRAVLEASGSSWENLVDVTVFLVNMKRDFNTFNRLYAEYFSTNQPCRTTVEVNSLPTSIAIELKCIAFID
- the rpmA gene encoding 50S ribosomal protein L27, whose product is MAHKKGQGSSKNGRDSKSKRLGVKLYGGQLAKPGNIIVRQRGTKFHPGEGVGIGKDHTIFATTEGLVKFTTKRLNRTFISIEVPVAQA
- the rplU gene encoding 50S ribosomal protein L21; its protein translation is MFAIVEILGQQFKVAAGNEIFVHHLNAEPGDSITFDKVLLTDDEGAVEVGKPVLEGRSVSATVLAHQQGDKVIVFRKKRRKGFRVKNGHRQQFTKIKIDSIA
- a CDS encoding MBL fold metallo-hydrolase is translated as MNIKFCGAAREVTGSSHLITLDDGYKILLDCGMYHGSEEVYSKLNRQWIFNPAEIDCVILSHAHIDHSGRLPMLTRDGFRGEIICTHATRDLALLMLTDSALIHERDAEFSNKQPGRKEEDKVVPLYESDDVTKCFGQVVGIAYEHWYQINDNVEVLLRDNGHILGSASVTLRLKNKKGKTVHIGFTGDIGRPNRPILHDPIPMPECDVIICESTYGDRLHESKPNEREKLLKIITDTCIKNKGKLIIPAFSVGKTQEVVYMLNLLQSEGLLPKIPVYVDSPLATNATNIFQMHPDCFDKDITEYMRVDPNPFGFNQLTYVRTVDASKQLNRTKQACIIISASGMANAGRVRHHILHNAGKAKNTILFTGYCAPETLGGELKSGAKEVVIFDEVVRVKARIMAMDSFSAHGDQQEMIQFLSNQDKKQLKQLFLVHGEYLAQQSFQKALQKTGYKNVLIPGLGDTISFEV
- a CDS encoding VWA domain-containing protein, which gives rise to MTNRILFIALMLLVNAQVWANGFFVGSPKDYYWYPTERESSYFKAFPEGFNPCFIELMSDKQTVNIDGDSVTVQINQTYYNISSDTLQTYYLLPLPEDVQVKKIDFAINQDEFRAELYDPAKSFKVFKDLVRRTGNPEWWAYANSPMFRVNIYKTPPRSVLAVKITYKYKLTPEANRYKFEYLLSTQKFSAKPLQDTEFNLTIKGKERLSNFYCTTHDLPPTFVNDKQVSYKMSAKRGRIDKDFLLYYSTTSQAVGYSLFTHKEAGKQGYFMLAFDGGPGNTPEDKDIVFAIDIAETMTQTQWDKVKKAIESCMKKLSANDRFNIVTFANISESAFPDFVAPNSSNLALANSYLSTVKRGGKANYEGAFNKSLHFSKDPMRPYYVLLVSAGEPQVGIVVEHDELIEEIDVAKVRTLRLFTVGIGNLANAAFLERLANYTQGEALFVADDNSIESNITAFYDQVSNPVLVNLQLYFGDNFEVTEMYPKKPNNLFKDQTLYILGKYRKGANTTVSLIGDSKKLMQRYDYQVQFPESSNEHPFVATLWAARATGEMLNQLKADGNDMEGLSEEIADLAEEHFIINPYTAHLLLKNMQFLSEEKKRVAPRFLVNAGSDYAQEYAGVTQQKGANALLSSQTASKLMRAHYLHHLQAGQQNMTFTDAKGTQQKGIAGEYIMVKDRIFYKNADNLLTDMSTQNKGEGEKLFFASEAYAAIATPENAPFLRIGKQLRLETGGKIYEITEAPPVEVKEVKDASK